The Osmia bicornis bicornis chromosome 12, iOsmBic2.1, whole genome shotgun sequence genome includes a region encoding these proteins:
- the LOC114879374 gene encoding density-regulated protein homolog isoform X1 — protein MSAEEQPDLRLGPDSNVTYPIQVQYCGNCSLPIEYCEYYPEYEKCKQWLERNLPTEFEKVKLEVEDNTTEAGGGEDEKKRQKRGGKGMLKTKKKEDVPKLVTVSRAPRGKKKSVTVVTGLSTFDIDLKVAAKFFGYYFACGSSVTGDDEIVIQGDVKDDLFEVIPDKWPQIDEDSIDDLGDQKR, from the exons ATGTCGGCAGAAGAACAACCAGACTTGCGTCTCGGACCGGATTCTAATGTCACTTATCCGATTCAAGTACAATATTGTGGAAATTGTTCTCTTCCTATCGAG TACTGTGAATATTATCCAGAATATGAAAAATGTAAGCAATGGCTAGAAAGAAATTTACCAACAGAATTTGAGAAAGTTAAATTGG AAGTGGAAGATAATACCACGGAGGCAGGTGGAGGCGAAGATGAAAAGAAACGACAGAAACGTGGCGGTAAAGGTATGCtcaaaacaaagaaaaaggaagatgTTCCAAAATTAGTAACTGTATCTAGAGCACctagaggaaaaaagaaatcggTCACAGTTGTAACTGGTCTTAGTACTTTTG ATATAGATTTAAAAGTAGCTGCCAAATTTTTTGGTTATTACTTTGCATGTGGCTCAAGCGTAACAGGAGATGATGAGATAGTTATACAAGGAGACGTAAAAGATGACTTGTTTGAAGTAATTCCAGATAAGTGGCCACAG ATCGATGAAGATTCTATAGATGATCTTGGAGATCAGAAAAGATAA
- the LOC114879375 gene encoding DNA-directed RNA polymerase III subunit RPC9, whose protein sequence is MEVLKECSAYLSNYEVLDILQNIKANKKQKMKQNQLATITYQTVRYLEETPCKNQSPEKIKNFLKATEPFKLTKCEKLTLLNLCPKTPLEIQLIVEDSEDRLTEEEVMSLLQVVATYLGDDQLDDKDG, encoded by the exons ATGGAAGT tctTAAAGAATGTTCAGCATATTTAAGCAATTATGAAGTTTTGGATATTTTGCAAAACATAAAGgcaaataaaaaacaaaaaatgaaacaaaaccAGCTAGCAACAATAACTTATCAAACTGTAAGATATTTAGAAGAGACTCCGTGCAAGAATCAATCacctgaaaaaataaaaaattttttgaaagcAACGGAGCCTTTTAAGTTAACAAAATGTGAAAAACTAACTCTTTTAAATTTATGTCCTAAAACACCACTGGAAATTCAATTG ATTGTGGAGGACAGCGAAGACCGTTTGACGGAAGAAGAAGTAATGTCCCTGCTTCAGGTAGTGGCAACTTATTTAGGTGACGATCAGTTGGATGACAAAGATGGGTAA
- the LOC114879374 gene encoding density-regulated protein homolog isoform X2, with protein sequence MSAEEQPDLRLGPDSNVTYPIQVQYCGNCSLPIEYCEYYPEYEKCKQWLERNLPTEFEKVKLVEDNTTEAGGGEDEKKRQKRGGKGMLKTKKKEDVPKLVTVSRAPRGKKKSVTVVTGLSTFDIDLKVAAKFFGYYFACGSSVTGDDEIVIQGDVKDDLFEVIPDKWPQIDEDSIDDLGDQKR encoded by the exons ATGTCGGCAGAAGAACAACCAGACTTGCGTCTCGGACCGGATTCTAATGTCACTTATCCGATTCAAGTACAATATTGTGGAAATTGTTCTCTTCCTATCGAG TACTGTGAATATTATCCAGAATATGAAAAATGTAAGCAATGGCTAGAAAGAAATTTACCAACAGAATTTGAGAAAGTTAAATTGG TGGAAGATAATACCACGGAGGCAGGTGGAGGCGAAGATGAAAAGAAACGACAGAAACGTGGCGGTAAAGGTATGCtcaaaacaaagaaaaaggaagatgTTCCAAAATTAGTAACTGTATCTAGAGCACctagaggaaaaaagaaatcggTCACAGTTGTAACTGGTCTTAGTACTTTTG ATATAGATTTAAAAGTAGCTGCCAAATTTTTTGGTTATTACTTTGCATGTGGCTCAAGCGTAACAGGAGATGATGAGATAGTTATACAAGGAGACGTAAAAGATGACTTGTTTGAAGTAATTCCAGATAAGTGGCCACAG ATCGATGAAGATTCTATAGATGATCTTGGAGATCAGAAAAGATAA